CTTGACCGGCGCCGCGCGGGCGGGCAGCAATCGGGGCAGGAGGAGAACCACATGCAGGACATCAGTTCCATCGACGCGGTGCAGGAGCTTCTGGCCGGCACCGGCTACGTCTGCCCGCGCCCGCTTGCCACGGTGCTGTTCCTGGCGCTGCGGCTCGGGCGGCCGCTGTTCCTCGAGGGCGAGGCCGGGGTCGGCAAGACCGAGATCGCCAAGGCGCTGGCGCTGGCCACCGGCCGCCGCCTCATCCGCCTGCAATGCTACGAGGGGCTCGATGCGGGCTCGGCGGTCTACGAGTGGAACTTCCCCGCCCAGATGATCGCCATCCGCGCCGCCGAGGCGGCGGGCGAGGCCGACCGGGGCGCGCTGCAGCACGATCTCTTCGGCCCCGATTTCCTCATCGAGCGGCCGCTGCTGCAGGCCATGCGCCCCGACGAGAACGGCGCGCCGATCCTGCTCATCGACGAGCTCGACCGCACCGACGAGCCCTTCGAGGCCTTCCTGCTCGAGGCGCTGAGCGATTTCCAGGTGACCATCCCCGAGCTCGGGACCATCACCGCGCCCGAGCCGCCGACGGTCATCCTCACCTCGAACCGCACGCGCGAGGTGCATGATGCGCTGAAGCGGCGCTGTCTCTACCACTGGGTCGACTATCCCGACTTCGCCCGCGAGCTCGAGATCCTGCACGCCCGCGCGCCCGAGGTGGCCGAGACGCTGTCGCGCCAGATCGTCGCCTTCGTGCAGCGCCTGCGCACCGAGGATCTCTTCAAGAAACCCGGCGTCGCCGAGACCATCGACTGGGCCAAG
The Salipiger sp. H15 DNA segment above includes these coding regions:
- a CDS encoding MoxR family ATPase, which produces MQDISSIDAVQELLAGTGYVCPRPLATVLFLALRLGRPLFLEGEAGVGKTEIAKALALATGRRLIRLQCYEGLDAGSAVYEWNFPAQMIAIRAAEAAGEADRGALQHDLFGPDFLIERPLLQAMRPDENGAPILLIDELDRTDEPFEAFLLEALSDFQVTIPELGTITAPEPPTVILTSNRTREVHDALKRRCLYHWVDYPDFARELEILHARAPEVAETLSRQIVAFVQRLRTEDLFKKPGVAETIDWAKCLLALDVIDLSPEVISDTLGAILKYQDDIARLQGSEAKRLLDEARATLEPA